In Bacillota bacterium, the genomic window GAGGGGTGCCGCGGTCAGGCCCTGGCCGGGTCTGTACACCAGTTGCTGGCGTACCCGGATCAGGCCTTGTTCCAGATCCACGTGGCCCCACTGCAGGCCCGTCACCTCGGCCACCCGCAGCCCCGTCTTCGCCCCGATCCAGATGGCCAGCCCGTAGTGCTCGCCGCGAGCTGTCTCCAGCAGGGCGCGCAGTTGTTCGGGGGTGAACGCCCGGGGCTCGCCTTCGTCACCTGCGGTGGGGGCAGCCATGCATTCCTTGAGCGGATTGAAGGAAATCAGCCTCTTCCTGACCGCGGCGGCCAGCGCCTGTCGCAGGACGCTGTGCGTCAACCGGCGGGTCCCGAGCGCCAGGCCCCGGTTGGCCAGGGCGATGTAGAAGGCGTCGAGGTCGTCGGCAGTCAGTTCGGTGAGGCGTTTCCACCCTATCTCGTCGAAGATGCGGCGTAGCGCCGCCGTATACGCCTCCACCGTGTTGACGCTGCGCTCTTTTCTCGCCATCCACCCCGAGAGCCACGCCCGCATCCAGTCACCCAGCGTGGCGAGGCTGGCGCCGGGGGAGGGCAGACGGTTTTCCAGAGCCGCAAGTCGCGCGTCTTGAAGCTTCCGG contains:
- a CDS encoding site-specific integrase, whose amino-acid sequence is SGECPRPAGWGPREAVSRRPKGSGSWWQLPDGGWRGYVTAGNGGRPRRVWRRARTLKELHRKLQDARLAALENRLPSPGASLATLGDWMRAWLSGWMARKERSVNTVEAYTAALRRIFDEIGWKRLTELTADDLDAFYIALANRGLALGTRRLTHSVLRQALAAAVRKRLISFNPLKECMAAPTAGDEGEPRAFTPEQLRALLETARGEHYGLAIWIGAKTGLRVAEVTGLQWGHVDLEQGLIRVRQQLVYRPGQGLTAAPLKSRAARRDVPVPEDLGRLLREERSAREPVPGDAYVILSPWGRRAHTARIDAALKRVCRLAGLPEEFTFHDLRHTYATMLAEGHVPIKKAAALLGHADIRTTLRYYVRVWSTEHRDVLAAIDRYLRREAPGG